A part of Ursus arctos isolate Adak ecotype North America chromosome X, UrsArc2.0, whole genome shotgun sequence genomic DNA contains:
- the LOC113246589 gene encoding trafficking protein particle complex subunit 13-like, which produces MMSFMTKQGHWKGHTCRFSFYATQCGGKMFLSKLCLFPFFSPLEVKTKFYNSETSDLFLEVQIQNSSSSTVFIPKVSLNPPEMYTGAELNTVNQSGEDECTFGTRTFLQSMEGRQYLYYLELKQEFSDKAGIIKGLTEMGKLDIVWKRNLGEMAMLQTIQLEREAPGYGNMTVSLEKIPDTVILEEPFHVVCKITNCSGRKMKLVLKMCDTDSVRWCGSSGRYLGRLPPSSSLCLTLTLLSLKLGLQVVSGVQITDKKSKKKCVCNNLAKVCVIPSMVKMKN; this is translated from the coding sequence ATGATGTCATTCATGACAAAGCAAGGACACTGGAAGGGTCATACCTGTAGATTCAGTTTCTATGCAACACAGTGTGGAGGAAAGATGTTTCTTAGTAAACTGtgcttatttcctttcttctcaccaTTGGAAGTTAAAACTAAGTTTTATAATTCAGAGACGAGTGACTTATTTCTTGAAGTCCAAATTCAGAATAGTTCATCTTCAACTGTCTTTATACCAAAGGTTTCATTAAACCCACCCGAAATGTACACTGGGGCAGAATTAAATACTGTCAATCAATCTGGTGAAGACGAGTGTACCTTTGGAACAAGAACATTTTTGCAGTCAATGGAAGGACGCCAGTATTTATACTACCTTGAACTCAAACAGGAATTTTCAGATAAAGCTGGTATCATTAAGGGACtaacagaaatgggaaaattgGATATAGTGTGGAAGAGAAATCTAGGTGAAATGGCAATGCTACAGACAATCCAGCTTGAAAGAGAGGCTCCAGGTTATGGAAACATGACggtgtctttggaaaaaatccCAGATACTGTAATTCTAGAAGAGCCTTTTCATGTTGTCTGTAAGATAACAAACTGCAGTGGTAGGAAAATGAAATTGGTTTTGAAGATGTGTGATACAGATTCTGTTCGTTGGTGTGGAAGTTCAGGAAGGTATCTTGGAAGGCTGCCCCCAAGTTCATCTCTCTGCCTCACCCTGACACTACTGTCCTTAAAACTGGGCCTGCAAGTTGTTTCTGGCGTACAGATAACAgacaaaaaatccaaaaaaaagtGTGTCTGTAATAACCTTGCAAAGGTCTGTGTAATACCTTCCatggttaaaatgaaaaactga